aagcgctatagaaattctatttattattattaatattattatttcttctccACCTCTGGCCATATAGGTGTAAACCTTTTTAATCCCTCTGTCCATCACATTAATACAAGGGTAAGATTACAGACTGGGAATGGGCATCTCACATGACACAGCAGGGAAACCCTCACTTAGTATTTAAAACTATTTGTGGTTTCTTTTTTAACGACAAAATAAACTGATCTATATTTTTCTAGTCATTGAGATTGTAGTCTATAATAAAGAACTAAAGAGCCTTgacacatttgtttaaaaaaggagaTGTTAGTGATTGATTTTAGGTTATATTTTACAATCCATGTCTTTCCCCTATGTGTTTTGTAGCGTAGGGTAAGTGTATGTTGATGGCAACATGCATGTTGCTCCTATGCGTATAATTATTCTAACAatgctgtacacacacaaagacacacacacacacacacagaatgggCTAGAAATAAAATGCTATCCCTTGATGTGTTAGTaacaaacactgaaaataacCTGCTAGGCCACAGGCTTTCTGAAGGGTGACCCTCACACACCGGTTTCTATGGAAAGACAGcaagcaaacacacagtcaATAAACAGTCTGAATAGGCTGTGTATTTAGCAGCAGCTCAATAAAAAATTTCACAGGGCGATGTTCTGAAATGCTGCTCTGGCTAACTGAGTTGAGCATATGACATCTGACTCAGCTGATGACAAGCTATTCAAAATGGTCACAGTCTTAACTGATTTAAACTTCAAAGTTCAATGTTTGAGACATTCTGCTAGCTGCCATACATCATTCTACTCAGTTTGTGTCTTGTTAACAATTTGGTCGGTTATCAGGTATTGAATCcacacaaagacatacacaGAAGGTTATTGTGAATCATTCAGAGTGACTGGGCTAACAAGGAGCTATTTAACTCAATGACAGTCTGGGCTTGCTTATATGGAGTGTGACGAAATTCCCCTTTTGTCACTGCTCCTGGGCAAGTTTTAATGTTTCCCCAGTAATGGGCGGGGATTAAAATGTATAAGCGAAATCTGATCCTGCATCTCTTCCCCTAAGGTCAGCTTCACCGGATGATTGCATACAATCAGGCCATACCATGCAAACAGTGGGCCTCTCAGGGGGGAAACTAGTAACTAGATATTTAGCCTACACGTGGAGCTCTTTATGATGAGAATGTGGCCTGAAGGGTCAAGAGGTTGGCAGTCATACTGTAACATGAAGCATGTATTGTTGTAATGCCAGCTAAACGGTTTTAACTTTCTATTATAATTCCTATAATACTACACCAAAGCATATTTGTTCCAGTGGTACTTCATGATGTATGGAGAACAAATGTGTCACCTGATAGCCAGCTAACATGTTTCTGAGCCAACATGTTTCTGTGCCTGTGTCAACAATGTTTCCCTTGGGTATGGTAGCAACTTGACTCAGCCAACCTGCAGACAGAAGGAGAACCATTTAAATCTGCACCGAGTTCCACCAGAGACCAGTAAAGCAATAACATTTGTACCACTGTTCAAAACAGATTCATTATTTGTTCTAGTGTGCAGAGACATTTAAAGCAATAAATTAAGAAATTGTCTTCGCAGTATaaccacatacacatacataaattaCTGTGTTCCTTTATAAACCAAGTCGCAAACAGggaaataaatatacaaaataaaaacataatgtatagtaggaaagaaaacattttaaagaaagaaagtaaattGTGCAAGTAACAGCAACACACTTGTCACTTGTTCAGTGATGAAATCTTAAATAGACTCACTACAAGCATGCGTGCCATGCATGATCCAATGGGTTGATAATATGGTTGCCCTGGTAACTGTTACCAGGGGTAGGGGCTGAAGCACAACAATGAATGTATGCTCAATAAGGACCAAGACAGAAGTAATAGTAGTTCCATAGTCTCATTGTCTTGCATTTTCCTCTGATACATTATAGCTTTTGTTCTCAGATGAATAAAAGATTGATTTCAGATCAGTGGAAATGTTTGTGAGAAACCACCTGCAGGTTACATGCGTACATATGCCCGTTGTACAGGCTGCAAACCCTCAAAACCTTccccacacaaacaccattTCCAGTCATAGTTATCTTTATCAGGTCACTGCAGCGCCCCATGTCCTTGCCTCAAAGCCAGCATTGTCACATGTCCTCACATCAACATAGCTGCCTGTGAAGCCATTTACTTTATCCAACATCAACTGCAACTgtgatgaaattaaattaaaattaaagtaaaccaccacttaaataaaacaaaccttGGTGTTTACAGTGCTCGAATTAACATAAatatctttttattcttttcatgTTGCATGcactatatacatacactaGGGCTACATATGTTGCAAGCAAAAACATTCATGAGACAATTATAGAGAACATGCTTTGTTGGGGGTTGCAGTGGAGTCAGCCAGCTAAACTGGAATAATGTTGGCCCAGATCATTTCGATTAAGTGATATTGTGCTTCTCATTGACATTTCAGCGAGTGCAATCTGATAGAAGCATGTGGGTCAAGGAGGAATGTATTTACTATAAAGTGCAAATTACATTAGCTGTCGGATCTGTTATTTTCAGTTTACATAAGAAGCAGAGCTCATGGAGTATATAAGCAGCCAGACATGTAATTCCCTATGTATTTAATTGTTAGAAGGAATTCAACTGCAGCTGCAGTGTGTCAAAGTGTCTGGGAAATTATAGCATTAACACTTTTAGTTACCATCAAACGAGTGCAGCCATCTAAGGAAAGCGCTCTTTGGATTATGTGTCTGAACAGCTGCTTGTTGTGTAAGAATGTCTGCCTATCGTCATCTCATGGGTTTTCAGTTCAGATCTACCCCAGGTGTCTTAGGGATGACAAATCTGCTCCTCTGCTGAGCTCCGCTTTGATTCAATTGAAAATCAGCCTGGCCTAACGTGCTGCTAATTTATGGCAGAGACTGAGCTGCATGAAGGAATGCAGTCAGTTTAAAATAGTTAAAGGGTTAATTTGTGTAGTTAGAGGTCAATAAAGGTGGGTCATGGTGGGTTGGGTCTGTTGGAAACACAGACTAGCGGCAGGGAGCCGTGGTCAAATAGCTTGTACGGCAAAGAACCTTTCGAGGTCCAAACGTCTGTCTTGGGGTCGTAACATTCAAAGCAGTCTGAGTCCTCAATGACATCGTGGCCATTGAGGATGCGTCCACCAGTGACATAGAGCTTATTGTTGATCACTGTAGCGCTGTGATGCATCCGTCGCTCCTTCAGGTTCTCACACTTGACAAATTTGTTGGCTTTGGTGTCATAGGCGATCATTCGCCTGGTGTATCCTGGAAAATTAGATTTTCAATGAGCACATTTTAAAGAACAAGTCTGGTGGTGatgttttatactttttcatcaaatccaatgaaaatacaaaaaacaacaatgacaagtagtttacagtatatgtatcCAAAGCCTGATTTAGTTTATTTCTCTGTGTCATAGAGCTCCACTGTTGTCcgaaaactattaaaaacacattactgAGTCACACTGGGAGACATGTTCTTTTATTACAGTTAACGTGGGTACTGTAGATTATTTTGAGTCATTCTCACACACCATCCTGCTGCTGAAAAATACTtactagagcaccaaatgtgtattaatgcttttttgtaatgtttgataaaaactacagtgcccaggtGTTTTAGGAAGTTAtacccttgttttttttattttttgtttttcaagatgAAATGCCAGAAACAGATTTGTAAATGCCTTcgaaattcaattaaaattCCCATCTACTGTAAAGATGTTAAAAACTATAATGTTAAACTGCACAGCTTAGGTTATCATTCTCTGGGCTTACCTCCTATGATGTAGATTTTGTCTTCAATGACAGCAGCAGGAGCACAAACATTTTTCACCGTCCTTGTTTCCAGCCTGGACCACAAGTTGCGAGAGATGTGATACACCTGTTGACACACCACAAACATCAACAGACAGTCAACCCGTTTACTGCAGCATAAAAAACTGTAGTTTTCTGACTACTTGCGTGACATTAGTCAACATTTTCTATCTGCAATTAATGACAATGAATTCTGTTTAAGGCCATGTCTGTATTGAGTGGCAAAAATGCAATAATTGGACTTCCACGCTGATTCAATGCAGCTAAAATGAAGAAGTCTGACTCTACCTGAATCAGCCTGACTGGATTCTGCATGGCGTCCTCTCCTCCAAAAACATAGATCCTCTGATCACTGGCTGCAACAGCTGGATGCAGCACCGCTGTGGGCATTGGTGCCATGGCCTCCCATTGATTAAACATACTGTTATATCTCTCTACTGACTGAGAGATCTTCTTGTCTACACCAATGCCTCCtaacacaaaaataaagtgcAGATAGGACACACTTTGGTGGGCATATCGTGGCTCCAACATGGGCTCAGCAGTTCGCCACTGGTTGGTCTTTAGGGAAAGTGTGTAAACTGTGGCGCTGACTGAGCTGTCTCCTGATGTCATGCAGAGGCTGAGCCCACCAAGCACATAGAGGATGCtatgaatacacacatatgcagctTTGTAGAGGCGCAGAGGGAGCTTGGCCAACCACTGCCAACGATGAGTCCTTTCATCATATAGCAGGGCTTCTCGTGAGGTCTGCTCATTGTTTTTGCGTCCTCCAACCACCACCAGTGTTTCTCTGCAGGTGTAACGTCGCGGTGTGGTCCAAAGTGGCTTGAGCTCACGGCTACATTTGGTGCTGACTGTAAGCATGAGGCGGCGCACTGACTCAATTATCTCAGTACAGAGGGTGGAGGACTGCACCAGTGGGTCATTGGCAATGAACTGGAAGAGGTAAGTTGGATGGATGTAGCGAAGGCGGACTTTCTTGAAAAGATCATGGATTGCGCCACGTCGTGAGAACGGGTCATGGTGGATCCACGCCAAGAGGGTCTCAAACACTTGCTCCTCCTCAGCACAAAGTCGGTCGTCTTCTAGGTAACACATGAGCTCAGGAAGAGACAACTCACAGAAGTCCTCTGTAGCAGCTACATCAGAGAAACACCTCACAGCCATCTCCTTTGCCCTCTCCCTCAAACTTTCACAGTGAAGGATCTCAGAGAGTCGTATCATGCTCAGACAGTTTTCTGGACTCAGCTGCTTCTGGAGGAACATGGAACAGGCCTCAAAGAGTCCTCCATAGTGAAGCATGGAGGCCGCCTGCATGAGTGGGAGCACAATCTCCATGGTGATAGTGATGCAGCCTGTGTAGACATAGTCAACGATGCCACTTAGGACATTTGAAGAGATTCCCTTCAGATTCACTCGGGCCTGACTGCTCTCCAGAAAGTTGCTGCAGAACATTGCGCGGAAGTATGGGCTGCTGGACACCAAGACGTTCCTGTGGCAGGGGATCTCCTGGTGCTCGGTGCAGAGCAGGACGTCTGTCAGGATATGCTCCTGACGGAGGATGTTGAGCTGGGCAAGAAGGTGGGAGGGAAGTTCTGAGTCTTTGAAAGAGAAAACTTCTTGTGGTCTTAAGGCCATTCTGTGGAGAAGTAAAAGAGAGATTCCATGATCATAGTGTTGTATTTCTAGCATCCGTTGGAAAGAGATGGTTCACAAAAACACTGGCATACTCTGGCATTACACAGTTTTGTtaaacatagatagatagatccatACCATAAAGCTCACTAAATACgacatttgttttttgagaaacaaaacaaaacatggttTTGCAGGAGGTGAGGTGCTGGAATCTTTCTTGACCACACAAAGTTACTTCCTGAAGTCTCACTGTGAAGTTGCCAGGAAGTCACTCTTTGTTTCTGGAAAtttcaaactatttctttaaggTCCAAAAGTAGAAAGTGAAACTCAAACTTACCATGCAGATCCCTGTGATAGCAAACCCTTTCTTTTATCAGCCAACTCTCAAACACTTAACACTTAATGTGACGATTACTGAGTCACTGATTTCTATTTTTTACCCCTCTAAATTAGCTTGATGCATCAATGAAGCATTTGGCCATATCTCCTTAATCAAGCAGCCCATCACTGCTAACGCTGACAGAACTATGTCAACAGAccatctgtgtctgtctctccatcCTCTCTAAATGTCTCTCTGGACCTCTCCCTCCCTAGCTTTTTTCTGTTGCTATTTtctatgttatgtttttcctCCACTATATTCCTCCTCTCTTATGGTGTCAGTCTGTCTCTCCCTGGTTGGAGGGCTTGTGATGGTTTAAAGAGTGATACTTATCATGGGGCTACTAGCAACACTAAGTTTTCTAATCACCCCCTGTGACAGCTATTGATTTTCTACCACTCACGGGGCCCAGCCTATGTGATATATTTGGACCTCTGATCATTATTGTATATTATGAATGACTGTAAGTGACGTGTCACAACTAACGTTTTTTTCCTCAGATCTTAGACCTGCTGGTATAGACCAACAGCTCCTGAGTCACACTGTTTGTGACAACACAATGtatctatatatactgtatatatatgtatatatatgaatttatatatatatatatataaattcctaataaaaaagaaaatgtgatttcTTAATATATTATCACaacaaaatatttcaataatggttatttacattattgtaaatgtggatatatatatatatatatatatatNNNNNNNNNNatatatatatatatatatatatatatatgtgaccATTTATGATCAAAATCAATTAATACAATTAAAGCAGATCATAAGCAATTGCTGAACAAAAGCACTGACAAAAAAGTGCTGCTGATGAACCTGTTGCCAGCACATTAGCAACATCTGTGACTAAGTGAATCCTTACCTCCTGCTCAAATttctggtctggtctggtctggttAGAAAAAAGTATCAGTTCCAATCAAAAAAGGACCAAAACATTATCCAGAGAGAGTTGGTAGAGTAGTCGGGAAGAGAAAAGAATTATGACACGGAGAAACGACAAGGCTGTGGAGCTCGCCATGAGGCCACTGTGTACATTCCTTCAGCTAGCTAAGAATAGTATCCCAGGCCACGGTGACTCCAACCAGGCCTCTCATGTGACACAGGGCTGTTTGGTACCCAGTTGCCGGCTTAACAGCTCTGCCAGGGTCCAGTGGAGAGAGTATTTACATTCAGGGGAGGAAGAACCATCATAGGTTCCTGACCCAGCCACCGAGCCCACCCAGGCTGGTGTTTACTAAATGTGTCCCCGAGCTGCTAACCCTTGTCCATCTTCCTATGCTGTTTAagtcctcccctcctcctcctccatcatgTGTGTAACCCAGGTTAAGTGTAAATTTAGAGCAGCGCTGATG
Above is a window of Etheostoma spectabile isolate EspeVRDwgs_2016 chromosome 14, UIUC_Espe_1.0, whole genome shotgun sequence DNA encoding:
- the klhl38a gene encoding kelch-like protein 38, whose amino-acid sequence is MALRPQEVFSFKDSELPSHLLAQLNILRQEHILTDVLLCTEHQEIPCHRNVLVSSSPYFRAMFCSNFLESSQARVNLKGISSNVLSGIVDYVYTGCITITMEIVLPLMQAASMLHYGGLFEACSMFLQKQLSPENCLSMIRLSEILHCESLRERAKEMAVRCFSDVAATEDFCELSLPELMCYLEDDRLCAEEEQVFETLLAWIHHDPFSRRGAIHDLFKKVRLRYIHPTYLFQFIANDPLVQSSTLCTEIIESVRRLMLTVSTKCSRELKPLWTTPRRYTCRETLVVVGGRKNNEQTSREALLYDERTHRWQWLAKLPLRLYKAAYVCIHSILYVLGGLSLCMTSGDSSVSATVYTLSLKTNQWRTAEPMLEPRYAHQSVSYLHFIFVLGGIGVDKKISQSVERYNSMFNQWEAMAPMPTAVLHPAVAASDQRIYVFGGEDAMQNPVRLIQVYHISRNLWSRLETRTVKNVCAPAAVIEDKIYIIGGYTRRMIAYDTKANKFVKCENLKERRMHHSATVINNKLYVTGGRILNGHDVIEDSDCFECYDPKTDVWTSKGSLPYKLFDHGSLPLVCVSNRPNPP